A window of the Brachyspira suanatina genome harbors these coding sequences:
- a CDS encoding glycoside hydrolase family 1 protein, with amino-acid sequence MNKTFPKDFLWGASSSAFQIEGGWNEDGKIMTVADFNSFKKSDIQADSKIASDFYHNYNSDIELMKEMSIKAYRFSVSWARIFPNGKINNKGIDFYNRLIDSLLEKDIIPLVTLYHFDLPYNLVEKYNGWESRECIYEFEKYVRVCYENFGDRVKYWQPNNEQNLMIRVNERMNINDQDESIKNFIEKIRAQMDYNMFVAHALAVNACHEIIKDAKIGPAVSSTVTYPYTNKPEDVWAARMNNYFKTDYALDIYYNGEYPGYYKKYLEDMNIMPIMNNEDEKILKSAKIDFIALNYYRTLTARFLPEDNEHKKGTRVNDIDFDLYGYWKIERNQNLKATEYGAQIDPVGLRIVLNEYYMRYRLPLIITENGLGAHDTLTEYGKVHDDYRIDYLREHIKACKLAIEDGVNLIGYCPWSVMDLMSSHQGFRKRYGFIYVNRDEHDIKDLSRIKKDSFYWYKKVIDSNGEDLD; translated from the coding sequence ATGAATAAAACATTTCCAAAAGATTTTTTATGGGGAGCATCTTCTTCAGCTTTTCAAATAGAAGGAGGATGGAATGAAGATGGAAAGATAATGACCGTTGCTGATTTTAATTCTTTTAAAAAATCAGATATTCAGGCAGACAGTAAAATAGCAAGCGATTTCTATCATAATTATAATTCTGATATAGAACTTATGAAAGAGATGTCAATAAAAGCTTATAGATTTTCTGTATCTTGGGCCAGGATATTTCCAAATGGAAAGATAAATAATAAAGGGATAGATTTTTATAATAGATTAATAGATAGTTTATTGGAGAAAGATATCATTCCTTTAGTAACATTATATCATTTTGATTTGCCTTATAATTTGGTAGAAAAATATAATGGATGGGAATCTAGAGAATGTATATATGAATTTGAAAAATATGTTAGGGTTTGTTATGAGAATTTTGGCGATAGGGTAAAATATTGGCAGCCTAATAATGAACAAAATCTCATGATAAGAGTTAATGAGAGAATGAATATTAATGATCAAGATGAAAGCATAAAAAATTTCATAGAAAAAATTAGAGCACAAATGGATTATAATATGTTTGTAGCTCATGCTTTGGCTGTTAATGCTTGTCATGAAATTATCAAAGATGCTAAAATAGGACCAGCAGTTTCATCTACTGTAACATATCCATATACAAATAAGCCTGAAGATGTATGGGCTGCTAGAATGAATAATTATTTCAAAACAGATTATGCTTTGGATATATATTATAATGGTGAATATCCTGGATATTATAAAAAATATTTAGAAGACATGAATATTATGCCTATTATGAATAATGAAGATGAGAAGATACTTAAATCTGCCAAGATAGATTTTATAGCGTTAAATTACTATAGAACTTTAACAGCAAGATTTTTACCTGAAGATAATGAGCATAAAAAAGGTACAAGAGTTAATGATATAGATTTTGATTTGTATGGATATTGGAAAATAGAGAGAAATCAAAATTTGAAAGCTACTGAATATGGTGCCCAAATAGATCCTGTTGGTCTTAGAATAGTACTAAATGAATATTATATGAGATACAGATTACCTTTGATTATAACAGAAAATGGACTTGGTGCACATGATACATTAACTGAATATGGTAAAGTTCATGATGATTACAGAATAGATTATTTAAGAGAGCATATAAAAGCTTGTAAATTAGCCATAGAAGATGGAGTAAATTTAATAGGATATTGTCCATGGTCTGTTATGGATTTAATGAGTTCTCATCAAGGTTTCAGAAAAAGATACGGATTTATATACGTAAATAGAGATGAGCATGATATTAAAGATCTATCAAGAATAAAAAAAGATAGTTTTTATTGGTATAAGAAAGTAATAGATTCCAATGGTGAAGATTTAGATTGA